One stretch of Nocardia mangyaensis DNA includes these proteins:
- a CDS encoding alpha/beta fold hydrolase: MRAMLPTAVVNLVDTASAVVKSTLAAHRADLRTRSHGIAAFDPPTVPHEVIPVVTADGARLRVHAYGPVDAPVIVFAHGWTCSIEYWNAQINAFAGEYRVIAYDQRGHGESTNGYAKPSTNLLADDLCDVLDAALLPGQRAVLVGHSMGGMTLIAWAGRYPERVAEQAAAVVLTNTGAHSLVEVSTMVPGLNKPLRLLRGRALPSPDWLGKLILGTPVVMPPVAPVRWIFARQVMTLDTSRQKLDYALSVVRGCPMMTRSRYGLLLAALHLGDAATNFTVPTTVLAGDRDDMTPAIHAERLAELLRRAGTLAAFKVLPTGHLGNVERFDLFNAELAEVLTAATEPARAMA; the protein is encoded by the coding sequence CCGACGGCTGTGGTGAACCTGGTCGACACGGCGTCCGCCGTGGTCAAGTCCACCCTGGCGGCCCACCGAGCCGATCTGCGGACCCGGTCCCACGGGATCGCGGCCTTCGATCCGCCGACCGTCCCGCACGAGGTGATCCCGGTGGTCACCGCGGACGGCGCGCGGTTGCGCGTGCACGCCTACGGGCCCGTCGACGCGCCGGTCATCGTGTTCGCCCACGGCTGGACCTGCTCGATCGAGTACTGGAACGCCCAGATCAACGCCTTCGCCGGTGAATACCGTGTCATCGCCTACGACCAGCGTGGCCACGGCGAGAGCACCAACGGCTACGCCAAGCCGAGCACCAACCTGCTCGCCGACGACCTGTGCGACGTGCTCGACGCGGCGCTGCTGCCGGGTCAGCGCGCGGTGCTGGTCGGGCACAGCATGGGTGGGATGACGCTCATCGCCTGGGCCGGTCGCTATCCCGAGCGGGTCGCCGAGCAGGCCGCCGCCGTCGTGCTCACCAACACCGGCGCGCACTCGCTGGTCGAGGTCTCGACCATGGTGCCCGGTCTGAACAAGCCGCTGCGCCTGCTGCGCGGCCGCGCCCTGCCGAGCCCGGACTGGCTCGGAAAGCTGATTCTCGGCACCCCGGTGGTCATGCCGCCGGTCGCGCCGGTGCGCTGGATCTTCGCCCGTCAGGTGATGACGCTGGACACCTCGCGCCAGAAGCTGGACTACGCGCTGTCGGTGGTGCGCGGCTGTCCGATGATGACGCGCTCGCGCTACGGCCTGCTGCTGGCCGCACTGCACCTCGGCGACGCCGCCACCAATTTCACCGTGCCGACCACCGTGCTGGCCGGCGACCGCGACGACATGACCCCGGCGATCCACGCCGAGCGCCTGGCCGAGCTGCTGCGCCGGGCAGGCACCCTGGCGGCCTTCAAGGTGCTGCCGACCGGTCACCTCGGCAACGTCGAGCGCTTCGACCTGTTCAACGCCGAACTGGCCGAGGTGCTCACCGCCGCCACCGAGCCCGCGCGCGCCATGGCCTGA
- the purU gene encoding formyltetrahydrofolate deformylase, which translates to MSSAPVTSDDRRFVLTLGCLDRPGVIARISSFIADFGGSIVEAGYHSDSDIGWFFTRQAVQATTVPFGLEELRTRFAAVAAEFGPETDWQLHDTGAPRRAVLLVSKDGHCLHDLLGRAAVGELPATIEAVIGNHPDLAGMTEAHGVKFHYVPFPKDPAERGPAFEQVRDLVDAHDPHAVVLARFMQVLPSSLCEHWAGRAINIHHSFLPSFVGARPYHQAYARGVKLIGATCHYVTAELDAGPIIEQDVIRVDHADDVRDMVRQGRDIERVVLARGLRWHLEGRVLVHGRRTVVFE; encoded by the coding sequence ATGAGTTCTGCCCCTGTGACCTCGGATGACCGCCGGTTCGTGCTGACCCTCGGGTGCCTGGACCGGCCGGGCGTGATCGCCCGGATCTCCTCGTTCATCGCCGATTTCGGCGGCTCGATCGTGGAGGCCGGATACCACTCCGACAGTGACATCGGCTGGTTCTTCACCCGCCAGGCCGTGCAGGCCACCACCGTGCCCTTCGGCCTCGAGGAACTGCGCACCCGCTTCGCCGCGGTCGCCGCCGAGTTCGGTCCGGAGACCGACTGGCAGCTGCACGACACGGGCGCACCGCGCCGCGCGGTGCTGCTGGTGAGCAAGGACGGGCACTGCCTGCACGACCTGCTCGGGCGCGCGGCGGTCGGCGAACTACCCGCCACCATCGAGGCCGTCATCGGCAATCACCCCGATCTGGCCGGGATGACCGAGGCGCACGGGGTGAAGTTCCACTACGTGCCGTTCCCGAAGGACCCGGCCGAACGCGGCCCCGCCTTCGAACAGGTTCGCGATCTCGTCGACGCGCACGACCCGCACGCGGTGGTGCTGGCCCGCTTCATGCAGGTGCTGCCCTCGTCGCTGTGCGAGCACTGGGCCGGCCGGGCGATCAACATCCACCACAGCTTCCTGCCCTCGTTCGTCGGCGCGCGGCCCTATCACCAGGCGTACGCGCGCGGGGTGAAGCTGATCGGCGCGACCTGCCACTACGTCACCGCCGAGCTGGACGCGGGCCCGATCATCGAGCAGGACGTGATCCGGGTCGACCACGCCGACGACGTGCGCGACATGGTCCGGCAGGGTCGCGACATCGAGCGGGTGGTGCTGGCGCGCGGTCTGCGCTGGCACCTCGAGGGCCGGGTGCTGGTGCACGGGCGGCGCACCGTCGTCTTCGAGTGA